The segment aatCCAATTAAGTGATCATACTGATTACAAATAACGAAAATCAACACTAACTtatttttaaagtatttaaaaaCCGATATAAAaccttaaatattttataaaattgggatataaatgaaatttactcgaataataataaataaataactataaTAATAATCGAATCAACTCTCAGCCATCAAAATGACAATAAGTCATGAACACCAttaaaatatatgtgtatatatatatatgaaaacctgataaaatttctactaaaattaatattttattcaatttaaaacaCTTCTCTAAAGTCAAATCTCGGTCAACAAATGAAGAGCTGCCAAAATAACTGCAATGGCAAATCCAATGGTGACGTTCAAAAGAGGAGCTGCAGATAAATCTGGTGTCTGACTGATGGAGGAAGCGGGAGTAACAATGTTAGGAACAATAGTGGGAGCCAAAGGAGGAATTGAAAGAGAACTGGTAGGAGAGGAAGTCAGAGAAGATTCATGGGATGAAGGAGAAGGAGAAGGAGAATGAGTGACAGTTGACGGCGAAGGAGCTGGTGGCGAAGCTGTGGGAGTGGTGGTTGGAGAGGGAAATGACGGTAACTTGGTTGGCGTATTGCTGTGAGCTTCACCGAAAGCGCAGGTGGCTACTAGAGCCAAAAGAACGAAGCAAACGAAGGATTTCGACATTTACAAGCTTAAAAAAAAATCAGAACAATCCAGAGGCAGACGAGAAGAGGAGATGAAAACTGATATATATGTAAGGTGGAATCTCTTTTGAACTAACTAAAATGGATTATTAtcgttttaaatttcaaaatctaacctTATTAAAaactttgattaaataaatttatttataaaattattttgtcacatttaaaaatttcattaacttaaaatttatattaattaaatttaaattatgtatataacaaataattatatattcaaatgtataaatttttataatatacattttattatattataattaataattaggAGGTTGAGGCGAGAAATGGCTTGATGAACTGTAGATTTATTTTACTTTGGTTTATGATTTTGTatctaaataaaatatttaagatAAATGTTTGATAAGTTAATATTTGATACATtatcataaaatattttaattcctAAGCATACTTCAAATATTGTAGTATATTCATTTTTCTAATACTTTATTCTTTTTATAGTATTTTTTGTGAAgtgttaaaatttcaaattaaataaggataaactataaaaatagtcactttttgCCTCGgattacgttttagtcatttatgtttgaaatgttacgttttattCATTTATGTTATTGTTTTGTTACGAATTAGTCAATCTGCCGTTAAGTTCCGTTACCTCCCTCACGGCAATCCTATGTGgcagtccaaatgggttttaaatgccaattGGGATGCCCAACTGGGATGAGAATAGTTTTTTTAgtcaaaatagaaaagaaaactaaaagaaaaaggagacgAATGATTTTTCTTTTCCAGTTCAAGgtataattaatctaaaattttcaattaattaaatttatttaattaaaaatctaatcTCGTCCCAGTTGGTATTTAAAACTCATCTGAGCGGCCATGTAGGATTGTTGTTAGGGAGGTAACAGAACTTAACGAcagagtgaccacttcgtaacaaaacaacaatgtaagtgactaaaacgtaacatttcaaacataaataactaaaatgtaatctaagacaaacaaaaataactatttttatagtttacccattAAATAAATTTCTTTATTTGATAGATTGGTAgtatgattttttaattttacaaacattGTTAAAACTACCACAACCTTAATTGTTGTTTAAAAATAAGATATACGACAAATGATAGTTTTTAACCTACTTATGGAGTTAATATGAGAAGGGTTTTATATAAAAATGATTTTATATGACAATAATccctattatattttgtttaaattaattattatcacatattatttttttattaaaatgggTCTGAAAGTTACTACCTCATATTATCAAACATCAGCAagaaattatcatattttatatataatataaagggtcatatttttaatttttaatttttaatttttacagttTCAGTGAAATTATCATCTTTTCAGTTAAAATAGTAGTCATTGAAGGGAAAAAATCAAACTCTTTAAATCAACTTGGATAGTTATTTTCCATCTTTAAATAAAATTGTTACTAATGCATAAAAAAAACCAAATTAATTCCCATGAAcccttaaattaattaaaattacatgtccaaaatttaaaaagtatcAAATTACAAAATCAcaacatatatatttttttggtgAAAATAAAATACAACTATTACAAAATATTAGAAAATCTCAAGAGGAGAAGTTTCATATAACTGTAGACCCTCCTCCCTGCCAAAGGCCATCTTGGTAATACTATTAGcttctttgttcttgtttctaGGAACATATTTGATCAACCAATTTTCCTCATTTTGTAAAAGCTATAAGATACTCATAAATGCAGAATTTGATCCCTTCAACAAGGACTCCTTAATAGTTCCAATAACTTCCAGATTCTCTATCTGTATCACAATTCTATCATGTATTCTGCCTTGTGTCAGTTGACACACTATCGAGAACGCTCTACAATTCAGCTTCAAAAATAGAACATTCACCCAATTTGTGATTGAACCTGAGCAACCATTTGCCAATGAAACAcaacatatatattaaaattattaaaaaaacataatttaatacaatttcttCATTCTTAATTGCGACAACAAAATATGTTACTGAAGATAAAAAAGAAAAACTCTTACAATTTACAAAATATAATGTAAAGAGCATAAATAGGGAATATATACCAAATTTAAATCAATTATAATTAATACAAGACccataattaattataatttttatttgacTTTTTATTAGATACCATTTTATATAAAGCTCTTAGTtgttgttaaaataaaaaaaataaagatttaaGCTACTCAAATTCTTAGTATTATAATATCTTTCAAATTTGAAACACTATTTCTTTATACCTGTAATATGTGTAGCACACTAATTCCTAGTGTTTTATTACTTTGTTTTACATTATCTACAAATGAAATGTAGGAAATACACATGAGCAACAAGGAAAAAAAAgtattagatttttttaaaatttttcttttaataccaccatttttaacttttcaataattttattagATTTTGGTTTGATATCGGAAAGGACCGTTATGAAATTGAAAAAGAGAAGCAAAGTTGATGTTGATCGAGGACATTGCTGGTCAAAAATGATGTTGGAGGTGATAATTCACAATAGTGATTATTCTTTTTTACGAGATGAATAGTTTTAGAGAAAAtaagaattttttttctaaaaaaaaaaaa is part of the Gossypium arboreum isolate Shixiya-1 chromosome 5, ASM2569848v2, whole genome shotgun sequence genome and harbors:
- the LOC108478662 gene encoding classical arabinogalactan protein 5-like yields the protein MSKSFVCFVLLALVATCAFGEAHSNTPTKLPSFPSPTTTPTASPPAPSPSTVTHSPSPSPSSHESSLTSSPTSSLSIPPLAPTIVPNIVTPASSISQTPDLSAAPLLNVTIGFAIAVILAALHLLTEI